One window of Scheffersomyces stipitis CBS 6054 chromosome 1, whole genome shotgun sequence genomic DNA carries:
- the KRS1 gene encoding lysyl-tRNA synthetase yields MSEEVNQAAEQLQKTYLDEATGEQVSKTELKKRQKLRLLEAKRAEKAAKAAATAPKVNKNKDQLADLNPNQYFEIRSRQINELRESNNENPTAFNPYPHKFHRNITLPEFAEKYSSLTRGETLQDVEVKVTGRIMTKRESGAKLRFYVLKGDGVEVQIMAQAQDVASAEEYEKMHEYLRRGDVIGVTGYPGRTAPAKGGDGEVSVFATSVQLLTPCLHMLPTEHFGFKDQEARYRKRYLDLIMNDATRDRFKVRSKIIGYIRKFLDNRDFVEVETPILNVIAGGATAKPFITHHNDLSMDMFMRIAPELFLKELVVGGMDRVYEIGRQFRNEGIDMTHNPEFTTCEFYQAYADVYDLMDMTELMFSEMVKEITGDYKVTYHPDGPQGEALTLDFSRPWKRVNMIEELEKVYNVKFPPGDQLHTEETGKFLKQILIDNKLDCTPPLTNARMLDKLVGELEDASINPTFIFGHPQMMSPLAKKDRNIPGLCERFEVFVATKEICNAYTELNDPFDQRQRFEEQARQKAQGDDEAQLVDEVFCNALEYGLPPTAGWGCGIDRLAMFLTDSNTIREVLLFPTLKPDSFFKGEEKQEN; encoded by the coding sequence ATGTCGGAAGAAGTTAACCAGGCAGctgaacaattgcaaaagacCTACTTGGACGAAGCCACTGGCGAACAAGTTTCCAAGAccgagttgaagaagagacagAAGCTCAGACTTTTGGAAGCGAAGAGGGCCGAGAAAGCTGCTAAGGCTGCCGCCACTGCCCCCAAGgtgaacaagaacaaagaTCAATTGGCTGACTTGAACCCCAACCAGTATTTCGAGATCAGATCCCGTCagatcaacgagttgagAGAATCAAACAATGAGAACCCCACTGCTTTCAACCCTTACCCTCACAAGTTCCACAGAAACATCACGTTGCCAGAATttgctgaaaagtacaGCAGTTTGACCAGAGGTGAGACTTTACAGGACGTTGAAGTCAAGGTCACTGGTAGAATTATGACCAAGAGAGAATCTGGTGCCAAGTTGAGATTCTATGTATTGAAGGGAGATGGTGTAGAAGTCCAGATCATGGCTCAAGCCCAGGACGTAGCCCTGGCTGAAGAGTACGAAAAGATGCACGAATACTTGAGAAGAGGTGATGTCATTGGTGTCACTGGTTACCCCGGTAGAACTGCACCAGCTAAGGGTGGAGATGGTGAAGTTTCGGTCTTTGCAACTTCTGTCCAGTTGTTGACTCCATGTTTGCACATGTTGCCAACTGAGCATTTCGGATTCAAGGACCAGGAAGCCAGATACAGAAAGCGTTACTTGGATTTGATCATGAACGACGCCACCAGAGACCGTTTCAAGGTAAGATCTAAGATCATCGGCTACATCCGTAAGTTCTTGGACAACAGAGACTTTGTCGAAGTAGAGACTCCCATCTTGAACGTCATTGCTGGAGGTGCCACAGCTAAGCCTTTCATCACCCACCACAACGACTTGAGCATGGACATGTTCATGCGTATTGCTCCagagttgttcttgaaggaattggTCGTAGGTGGTATGGATAGAGTGTACGAAATTGGACGTCAGTTCAGAAACGAAGGTATCGACATGACCCACAACCCCGAATTCACCACTTGTGAATTCTACCAAGCCTATGCTGATGTTTATGACTTGATGGACATGACTGAGTTGATGTTCTCGGAAATGGTCAAGGAAATCACTGGTGACTACAAGGTAACCTACCATCCAGATGGTCCTCAAGGTGAAGCTTTGACCCTTGATTTCTCCAGACCTTGGAAGAGAGTCAACATGATtgaggaattggaaaaagTCTACAACGTCAAGTTTCCTCCTGGTGACCAGTTGCACACAGAGGAAACTGGAAAGTTTTTGAAGCAGATTTTGATTgacaacaagttggatTGTACTCCTCCTTTGACCAACGCCAGAATGTTGGACAAATTGGTAGGTGAGTTGGAAGATGCTTCGATTAACCCTACATTCATATTTGGTCATCCTCAGATGATGTCCCCATTGGCCAAGAAGGACAGAAACATCCCAGGTTTGTGTGAAAGATTCGAAGTCTTCGTAGCTACTAAGGAAATTTGTAACGCTTATACTGAGTTGAACGATCCTTTCGACCAGAGACAGAGATTCGAAGAACAAGCCAGACAAAAGGCTCAAGGTGATGATGAAGCTCAATTGGTTGATGAAGTGTTCTGCAATGCTTTGGAATACGGTTTGCCTCCTACTGCTGGTTGGGGATGTGGTATCGATAGATTGGCCATGTTTTTGACTGACTCCAACACTATCAGAGAAGTGTTGTTGTTCCCAACCTTGAAGCCAgattccttcttcaagggCGAAGAAAAGCAAGAGAACTAG
- the TRM7 gene encoding tRNA methyltransferase, which translates to MGKSSKDKRDIYYRRAKEQGWRARSAFKLLQLHDEFQILHGLKRVVDLCAAPGSWSQVLSRELYQKQNQPDAKIVAVDLQPMTPIDGVTCIQADITHPKTLHKILDIFGGEPADFVCSDGAPDVTGLHDLDEYIQAQLILSALQLTTCILKPGGTFVAKIFRGRDIDLLYSQLSYLFEKVICAKPRSSRGTSLEAFIVCIGYTPRPGWNPKLELNKSTEEFFEGANIGKATNLQFLDLPDPEERKIAKFVACGDLNDVDSDATYSLDNESRLPALDPVQMPTAPPYKKALEMKRRGDLVRR; encoded by the coding sequence ATGGGAAAGTCCAGTAAGGATAAGAGAGACATTTACTACAGAAGAGCCAAGGAGCAGGGCTGGAGGGCTCGTTCCGCGTTCAAATTGCTACAGCTCCACGATGAGTTTCAAATCTTGCATGGACTCAAGAGAGTCGTAGACCTTTGTGCTGCTCCAGGCTCGTGGTCACAAGTTTTGAGTAGAGAATTGTACCAAAAACAGAACCAGCCAGATGCCAAAATTGTAGCTGTGGATTTACAGCCAATGACTCCTATAGATGGGGTTACTTGCATTCAGGCAGACATCACTCACCCCAAGACTTTGCACAAAATATTGGATATCTTTGGTGGAGAGCCAGCTGATTTTGTTTGCAGTGATGGAGCACCTGATGTGACTGGTCTCCATGATCTCGATGAGTACATCCAGGCACAATTAATCTTACTGGCTTTGCAATTAACGACTTGTATCTTGAAACCTGGAGGAACATTCGTAGCTAAGATCTTCCGTGGAAGAGATATAGACTTGTTGTACAGCCAGTTGAGCTACTTGTTTGAAAAGGTGATATGTGCAAAACCCCGTTCATCAAGAGGAACGTCTCTAGAAGCTTTCATTGTCTGTATAGGATATACTCCAAGACCCGGCTGGAATCccaagttggagttgaacaagtcaaCTGAGGAGTTCTTCGAGGGTGCTAATATCGGAAAAGCAAccaatttgcaatttttggatcttccagatccagaggaACGTAAAATCGCCAAATTCGTAGCCTGCGGAGATTTGAACGATGTCGATTCAGATGCCACCTATTCTTTAGATAATGAATCGAGACTTCCAGCATTGGACCCAGTGCAGATGCCTACTGCTCCACCATATAAGAAGGCGTTGGagatgaagagaagagGCGATTTAGTGAGAAGGTAA